In Fusarium musae strain F31 chromosome 7, whole genome shotgun sequence, a single window of DNA contains:
- a CDS encoding hypothetical protein (EggNog:ENOG41) has protein sequence MSSANQLFLLADHIKLSLLERQRAKNLNLEGDSQDGHISRSFDQFRDGLANLRDEEQRLTFAGETEAATSLTESITSLQKQLDDLTTQFRGQPNSKTGETLTHPNSEELADDFEHATSTSPVSRKPKTVRFSDTPPSPSAELFGRYRDDPSDSAGYRDEAQGMDNQQIHQYHAQILEQQDEQLDRLGESIGRQRELSMQIGDELDSHVAMLDEVEAVTDRHQSRLDRASRMLGKVARGASENKQMTTIVVLIIILVLLIAILK, from the exons ATGTCGAGCGCCAATCAACTCTTCCTACTCGCCGACCACATTAAGCTCTCGCTGTTGGAGCGCCAACGGGCCAAGAATCTCAATCTCGAAGGCGACTCGCAAGATGGTCACATCTCACGGTCTTTTGACCAGTTCCGCGATGGTCTGGCCAATCTCCGCGATGAGGAGCAGCGCTTGACTTTTGCCGGCGAAACAGA AGCCGCTACAAGCCTCACAGAATCCATCACATCGCTCCAGAAGCAACTAGACGACCTCACAACTCAATTCCGAGGCCAACCAAATTCCAAAACCGGCGAAACCCTCACTCACCCCAACTCAGAAGAGCTCGCCGATGACTTTGAGCACGCAACATCGACATCTCCAGTCTCGAGGAAGCCAAAGACTGTTCGCTTCAGCGACACTCCACCGTCCCCGTCCGCTGAGCTCTTTGGCCGCTACCGGGATGATCCCTCCGATAGCGCCGGCTACAGAGACGAGGCACAGGGCATGGACAACCAGCAGATTCACCAGTACCACGCCCAGATCCTAGAGCAACAAGATGAGCAGCTCGATCGCCTGGGCGAGTCTATCGGACGCCAGCGCGAGCTTAGCATGCAAATCGGCGACGAGCTCGATAGCCACGTTGCTATGCTCGACGAGGTCGAGGCTGTTACCGATCGTCACCAGAGTCGACTGGATCGTGCAAGTAGAATGCTCGGAAAGGTTGCTCGAGGCGCAAGCGAGAACAAGCAAATGACCACCATCGtggttctcatcatcattcttgtCCTGCTCATTGCTATCCTGAAATAA
- a CDS encoding hypothetical protein (CAZy:GH18): protein MWNWGFDGIDIDWEYPDDEIDAANLAIRIELDAHARNYASGHHFLLSIAAPAAPEHYLKLQLKHMGDIVDHINLMAYDYSGSWDHISGHNANLFPYKRPVTQLNLDYTLNESFETAINTHYAIMHYLRSGGRAEKIVLGIPVFGRSFENNSGLGKTFHSVGKGSWGEPGVWDYKALPKAGATIIYGPIAHASFSYDERSRELISYDTPSVVEQKAAYVLDYGLGGSMFWEASADKQGDGSLIGTSYRALGSLETTPSWLDYKNSYFENIATKMGEDYI, encoded by the exons ATGTGGAATTGGGGTTTCGACGGTATCGATATCGACTGGGAGTATCCGGATGATGAAATCGATGCTGCTAATTTA GCTATACGGATTGAGCTCGACGCACATGCGAGAAACTACGCCTCGGGCCATCACTTTTTACTGTCCATTGCCGCCCCGGCTGCTCCTGAGCATTACTTAAAGCTTCAACTGAAGCATATGGGCGACATCGTTGACCATATCAACCTCATGGCTTATGACTACTCTGGAAGCTGGGATCACATCAGTGGTCATAACGCCAACCTCTTTCCGTATAAACGTCCTGTCACACAGCTCAATCTCGACTACACCCTCAACGAAAGCTTCGAAACAGCGATCAATACGCACTATGCTATCATGCACTATCTCAGATCCGGGGGACGCGCTGAAAAGATTGTCCTCGGCATACCTGTCTTCGGCCGCTCCTTTGAAAATAACTCGGGCCTCGGAAAGACGTTCCATAGTGTTGGGAAAGGCTCCTGGGGGGAACCTGGCGTCTGGGATTACAAGGCACTTCCCAAGGCAGGAGCCACAATCATATACGGCCCAATAGCCCATGCTTCTTTCAGTTACGATGAGAGAAGCCGCGAATTAATCTCCTACGACACTCCGAGCGTGGTTGAGCAGAAGGCAGCATACGTGCTGGACTATGGTCTTGGCGGAAGCATGTTCTGGGAGGCTTCTGCGGACAAGCAGGGAGATGGCTCCCTTATCGGCACAAGCTACCGCGCCTTGGGAAGCCTAGAAACGACGCCGAGCTGGCTGGATTACAAGAATTCGTACTTTGAAAACATTGCGACAAAGATGGGTGAGGACTATATCTGA
- a CDS encoding hypothetical protein (EggNog:ENOG41): MATPGSVIGTSLLFFSGALIMRGAGCTINDLWDRNLDPHVSRTRLRPIARGAITPFKGLVYTGVQLFAGLGILLQFPLPCLFYGVPSLLLVASYPLAKRVTYYPQAVLGFTFSWGAIMGFPALGIDLLSHTPALTAAACLYASNIAWTILYDMIYAHMDIKDDVNAGIKSIALKHDAETKQVLTGLAAVQISLLAAAGFAAGAGPAFFIGSCGGAMATLGIMIKRVNLKDVKDCWWWFINGCWITGGVISLGLAADYTLRYVQGPEDDTKLEN, encoded by the coding sequence ATGGCGACTCCAGGCTCTGTCATTGGAACATCactccttttcttctctggaGCTCTCATCATGAGAGGTGCTGGATGTACTATCAATGATCTATGGGACCGCAACCTCGATCCTCATGTCTCAAGAACTCGACTCAGGCCGATTGCTCGTGGTGCGATCACACCGTTCAAGGGACTTGTTTACACCGGGGTTCAGCTGTTTGCCGGGCTTGGGATATTGCTCCAATTtcccttgccttgcctcTTTTACGGCGTCCCCAGCTTGCTCTTGGTAGCCAGCTATCCTTTGGCCAAGAGAGTTACTTATTACCCTCAAGCAGTTCTCGGCTTCACCTTCTCGTGGGGCGCTATTATGGGTTTCCCGGCTCTTGGAATCGACCTGCTGTCACATACCCCAGCCTTGACTGCTGCAGCCTGCCTATATGCTTCAAATATTGCATGGACAATATTATACGACATGATATATGCTCATATGGACATTAAGGACGACGTGAATGCGGGAATCAAGAGCATTGCACTGAAGCATGATGCTGAGACTAAGCAAGTGTTGACTGGCTTGGCTGCCGTACAAATCTCTCTTTTGGCTGCGGCCGGATTTGCAGCCGGTGCTGGTCCCGCGTTCTTTATTGGAAGCTGTGGAGGAGCTATGGCCACGCTTGGTATTATGATCAAGCGAGTCAATCTCAAAGATGTCAAGgattgttggtggtggttcaTCAACGGGTGCTGGATCACCGGTGGCGTGATCAGCCTGGGCCTAGCTGCGGACTACACTCTCAGATATGTCCAGGGACCTGAGGACGACACCAAGTTAGAGAACTGA
- a CDS encoding hypothetical protein (EggNog:ENOG41), which produces MPTSLHPQAKFDPIPPDLDLYGLVDKTPNFKWVQRVSRTQIRNLGQQEFEKLVLIHVIAGGKPLVIDGWDDVLPKGLFDVRWLEETYNKQQENVRDINAGSDIPMTMGHYLRSMRQLANQWTPTNFRDERRQRLYLKDIDCPPEWHDALQKVIHPNLFYLNENTSEAGGSQQKEDAFRDEASAAPAGDLMSSLPEEMRAQNLMCYIGHEGTFTPAHREMCASLGQNIMVEASEGDKGEKPGSSIWFMTESKDREVVREYFLSMLGHDIEIEKHFAQINAWKKAPFDVYVVEQRVGDFILIPPLAAHQVWNRGTRTIKVAWNRTTAETLELALHEALPKARLVCRDEQYKNKAIIFFTLQKYYRRLQKLEEDAEMTSMSFIGLGQDILRSSPRARQLAGDFKKLFSLFTEILIDEMFAHKEKDVEFIEFDSCITCSYCRSNIFNRFLTCKHCTRTLMNGDEDTYDVCMECYAMGRSCACLSGLQWCEQWPWADLVNNYEDWRSMIIKNDGFVDFETSPQPLEIVRQRSGKKSLAQICQEALRRRPWKDITQPEREITPSESEPEVDGEGKPKKKYKRKKKKGELRRCHVCCHKDYAYRVHQCTNPGCTESYCYGVLYRAFDMLPQKVLEDEQWQCPKCLGICNCGHCRRQGHTDPYTPKNTLLGHDTRPIADDRSVEALVDFRVHNLSWLKAAGEESRSKDSRRMKRLREQADNAKAQDITEQDEADGSMQDAEHDPPGGMHVPGMNGYGDQSHVLGQGDQSMADNTMEGPYPHYHEENAGRADQSMTMDMSQAEDADASLYPDPSLVARQRIGMGYYEPDDTPDKILFDPFQASSEEAMRPSEPDIPEFVKKSIRAAKRKAKRENEDPDFVVGKSHHKKPRLAAEPEADFLDSMDPALFNGPPAAPEAVMDQPDQDTRDPSTAQDTGTDGAQNTPDETPAPVPSKKRGQLLFDANEPELRHAKPIASYVEADVDSDEFEEERTQATKPRTSVVGAQGEKKSAVDMAVDAVRALFGTSSPAPQPSIEKDPESALENKTPSKRRGRPPKAKSATSQSTPASSSKKPTGGQRGWPKGRPRKSRLSQVLAADDSNAFADESIQDQGEDSDVDHSRMVDELEAQLVAELRTAPLEATAEPPQPQPRRRGRPKKSEVATIAARSSAVDPSEVDVRSTSGNPEDRVSRSARRTRRSEGIDNGSARDSVSPPPPPRSGNGGTQLMSMAERMALKGKKFKIGKRKSTTASANATAAQSGASTPAPTYKAPLAVMDEPKEAARSPSQHSEYLGSKSPSQSSARDESSRSPSPPPPARRPPQPTVVRIGDTDSEADMSASVSDSGSDGDIPARRGAGRGGRGGGRGRGRGRGRPRGSGRGH; this is translated from the exons ATGCCGACTTCGCTGCACCCGCAGGCCAAATTCGATCCTATCCCGCCTGATCTAGATTTGTATGGCTTGGTCGACAAGACCCCGAATTTCAAGTGGGTTCAGCGCGTATCAAGAACCCAAATACGCAATCTTGGACAACaggagtttgagaagctggtGTTAATTCACGTCATCGCTGGCGGTAAACCCCTGGTCATCGATGGATGGGATGATGTTCTACCAAAGGGACTTTTCGATGTCCGCTGGCTGGAGGAGACGTATAATAAGCAAC AGGAGAATGTGAGAGACATCAATGCGGGTTCGGATATTCCCATGACGATGGGACATTACCTACGATCAATGCGACAACTGGCGAATCAATGGACACCTACAAATTTCAGAGACGAGCGCCGTCAGCGCCTTTACTTGAAAGATATAGACTGCCCTCCTGAGTGGCATGATGCACTACAAAAAGTCATTCATCCGAACCTATTCTACCTAAATGAGAACACCAGCGAAGCCGGTGGCTCGCAACAAAAGGAAGATGCCTTCCGCGACGAGGCTTCTGCAGCACCAGCTGGTGATTTGATGTCCAGCTTACCAGAAGAAATGCGAGCCCAAAATCTTATGTGCTACATTGGACACGAAGGCACATTTACCCCAGCTCATCGTGAGATGTGTGCATCGTTAGGCCAAAATATCATGGTAGAAGCATCAGAGGGCGACAAGGGCGAGAAACCAGGAAGCTCTATCTGGTTCATGACGGAAAGCAAGGATCGCGAGGTCGTTCGAGAATACTTTCTCTCCATGTTGGGACACGatattgagattgagaaacACTTTGCTCAAATCAATGCGTGGAAGAAAGCACCTTTCGACGTCTATGTCGTTGAACAGCGAGTCGGCGACTTTATCCTCATTCCACCCTTGGCAGCACATCAAGTTTGGAATCGTGGTACTCGAACCATAAAAGTAGCATGGAATCGGACGACTGCCGAGACCCTAGAGTTGGCGTTGCACGAAGCCCTGCCGAAGGCTCGTCTTGTCTGTCGCGACGAACAGtacaagaacaaggccatcATTTTCTTCACTTTACAGAAGTACTATCGCCGACTTCAGAAACTGGAGGAGGATGCAGAGATGACATCGATGAGTTTCATAGGACTTGGTCAAGACATTCTCAGGAGCTCACCTCGTGCTAGGCAGCTCGCAGGTGACTTCAAAAAGCTATTCAGTCTGTTTACTGAGATTCTCATTGATGAAATGTTCGCACACAAGGAGAAGGACGTCGAGTTCATCGAGTTTGACTCGTGCATCACATGCTCATACTGCCGTTCGAATATCTTCAACCGGTTTTTGACATGCAAGCATTGTACTCGGACCCTGATGAACGGCGATGAGGATACTTATGACGTTTGTATGGAATGCTACGCCATGGGACGGTCTTGTGCCTGCCTTTCGGGTCTCCAATGGTGTGAGCAATGGCCTTGGGCCGACTTGGTCAACAATTATGAGGATTGGCGTTCAATGATTATCAAGAACGACGGATTTGTTGACTTTGAAACCTCGCCTCAGCCCTTAGAGATTGTCAGGCAGCGTTCAGGAAAGAAGTCACTGGCACAAATTTGTCAGGAGGCCTTAAGAAGACGACCCTGGAAGGACATCACTCAGCCAGAACGTGAAATTACGCCAAGCGAGTCAGAGCCCGAGGTCGATGGCGAAGGAaaaccaaagaagaagtacaaacgcaagaagaagaagggggaGCTTAGGCGATGCCACGTCTGTTGTCACAAGGATTATGCCTACCGAGTACACCAGTGCACCAACCCTGGCTGCACTGAATCCTATTGTTATGGCGTTCTTTACCGAGCCTTTGATATGCTGCCACAGAAAGTGCTTGAGGATGAGCAATGGCAATGTCCGAAGTGCTTAGGTATATGCAATTGTGGCCACTGTCGCCGCCAAGGACATACAGACCCCTACACGCCAAAGAATACTCTGCTGGGACATGATACCCGCCCGATTGCCGATGATCGAAGTGTGGAAGCACTTGTTGACTTCCGAGTCCACAACCTCTCGTGGTTGAAGGCTGCTGGAGAAGAAAGTCGCAGCAAGGACAGCAGAAGGATGAAGCGGTTAAGAGAGCAGGCCGACAATGCCAAGGCACAAGATATTACCGAGCAGGATGAAGCAGATGGCTCCATGCAAGATGCAGAGCATGATCCTCCTGGCGGTATGCACGTACCTGGCATGAACGGCTACGGAGATCAAAGTCATGTTCTTGGTCAAGGCGACCAGTCTATGGCTGATAACACCATGGAAGGACCATATCCACATTACCACGAAGAGAATGCTGGACGGGCCGATCAGTCCATGACGATGGATATGTCACAGGCTGAAGACGCCGATGCCTCCCTCTACCCTGATCCTTCACTGGTGGCACGACAGCGCATTGGTATGGGATACTATGAACCAGACGATACACCCGACAAGATTCTCTTTGATCCTTTTCAGGCTTCATCTGAGGAAGCCATGCGACCGTCCGAGCCAGATATCCCTGAGTTCGTCAAAAAGTCTATTCGCGCAGCCAAGAGAAAGGCCAAGCGAGAAAACGAGGATCCCGATTTTGTTGTTGGCAAGTCCCACCACAAGAAACCTCGTCTCGCGGCAGAGCCAGAAGCAGATTTTCTGGATAGCATGGACCCTGCGCTGTTCAATGGGCCGCCAGCTGCCCCTGAGGCTGTCATGGATCAGCCGGACCAAGATACAAGGGACCCTAGTACTGCACAAGACACGGGAACAGACGGCGCCCAGAACACGCCAGATGAGACCCCGGCTCCAGTCCCATCTAAGAAACGGGGTCAGCTGCTGTTTGATGCAAATGAGCCCGAACTTCGACACGCCAAACCCATAGCATCATACGTGGAGGCGGATGTCGACTCAGACGAGTTCGAAGAAGAGCGCACGCAAGCAACAAAGCCCAGAACATCCGTTGTTGGCGCACAGGGGGAGAAGAAGTCGGCTGTCGACATGGCTGTTGACGCAGTTCGTGCCTTGTTCGGAACATCATCCCCCGCACCACAACCATCCATTGAAAAAGACCCTGAGTCTGCCCTTGAGAACAAGACTCCCTCTAAACGTCGTGGTCGTCCCCCTAAGGCTAAATCTGCTACTTCCCAATCTACGCCAGCTAGTTcttccaagaagccaacAGGCGGCCAGAGAGGTTGGCCCAAGGGTCGACCTCGAAAGTCACGCTTGTCTCAAGTTTTAGCCGCGGATGATTCAAACGCATTCGCTGACGAGTccatccaagaccaaggcgaAGACAGTGACGTCGATCACAGCAGAATGGTTGATGAACTCGAGGCACAGCTAGTTGCCGAGCTCCGTACGGCCCCTTTGGAGGCTACAGCAGAACCTCCTCAACCCCAACCCCGACGTCGAGGAAGGCCTAAAAAGTCTGAGGTAGCCACCATTGCAGCGCGGTCATCTGCTGTAGACCCTTCAGAAGTAGACGTCCGCTCAACATCGGGCAACCCTGAGGATCGAGTCTCGCGAAGTGCTCGCCGTACTCGACGATCAGAGGGTATTGATAATGGATCTGCTCGGGATTCTGTGTccccgccgccgccgcccaGATCGGGCAACGGAGGAACGCAGCTTATGTCTATGGCTGAACGAATGGCACTTAAGGGGAAGAAGTTCAAGATAGGCAAACGCAAATCTACAACTGCCTCGGCCAATGCGACTGCAGCACAATCAGGGGCATCCACACCCGCGCCAACCTACAAGGCTCCTCTGGCGGTAATGGATGAGCCGAAGGAGGCTGCTCGTAGTCCGAGTCAGCACAGTGAATATCTCGGTAGCAAATCACCCTCTCAATCCTCGGCCCGTGACGAAAGCTCGCGCAGCCCTTcgccaccacctccagccCGGCGACCTCCACAACCGACAGTCGTCAGGATTGGCGATACAGATTCGGAAGCAGATATGAGTGCTTCAGTATCAGATTCTGGTAGCGACGGGGATATTCCGGCAAGACGTGGCGCTGGCCGTGGAGGCCGAGGGGGTGGGCGAGGTCGAGGCAGAGGTAGAGGTAGACCGAGAGGTAGTGGAAGGGGGCATTGA
- a CDS encoding hypothetical protein (EggNog:ENOG41): MGAMWSVGGLAPNAIATDDGQGHLVRRGTNARVFPTLFQESLVSTSVEKEKHEGRIASALNIDQVRKILEFARAQRIPRSLKQHGLHADFSHTSWNGYQWANKEQWSIPLRPARRRLLPAAPFRLLTSVAFSSTSGGKAVLGIGHSNGSVLFQSLFDTLPRFEIRQAFPISCVSWRPICTLRPSKNPMNLGVEVLTEDLVVGDEMGNIYYYVVEWPIGWEVTQDTWPGAVSLVAKISNIHCQQVCGLAWSYDGRLFASGGNDNLCCLFDADQVSGRRMEQATGVSGYRGRIEAGSAYGGIETRVTRLLSVDGDEDMPVGALRAQLQPVPTGTDTIRYLGPAIAKHHWNHDAAVKAIAFCPWRRELVATGGGSNDKCIHFFHTPSGAALATISVSAQVTSLIWNTTRREIAATFGYASPEHPYRVSVFSWPECKQVAAIPWEDDLRALYAISYPRGPTSDDPTAPAGGQEGCIIVASSDKSIKFHEVWSRERGETVGATGILAGSDILEGLEGIDKEGDIIR, from the exons ATGGGAGCCATGTGGTCGGTTGGTGGTCTTGCACCTAATGCAATCGCTACCGATGATGGACAGGGGCATCTCGTCAGACGTGGGACCAACGCTCGTGTGTTTCCCACACTCTTCCAGGAAAGTCTTGTCAGCACGTCagtcgagaaggagaagcacGAAGGCCGCATCGCTTCGGCTCTCAACATTGACCAGGTACGAAAGATCCTCGAGTTCGCACGGGCTCAGCGAATCCCCCGAAGCCTTAAACAGCACGGTCTTCATGCGGACTTTAGTCACACAAGTTGGAACGGATATCAGTGGGCAAACAAAGAGCAGTGGTCAA TTCCTCTTAGGCCAGCGAGGAGGCGTCTGCTACCGGCTGCCCCATTCAGGTTG TTGACGTCGGTTGCtttctcatcaacttctGGAGGCAAAGCTGTGCTTGGGATTGGACACTCCAACGGGAGTGTGCTTTTCCAATCTCTCTTTGACACACTACCACGATTCGAGATTCGCCAGGCCTTTCCTATCTCCTGTGTGAGCTGGCGCCCAATTTGTACTTTGCGACCTTCCAAAAACCCCATGAATCTAGGGGTCGAAGTTCTGACCGAGGACTTGGTAGTTGGGGATGAGATGGGCAATATCTACTACTACGTTGTGGAATGGCCGATAGGCTGGGAAGTCACGCAAGACACTTGGCCCGGTGCAGTATCGTTAGTAGCCAAGATCAGCAATATTCACTGTCAGCAAGTATGCGGCCTTGCATGGTCATATGATGGTCGGCTATTCGCTTCTGGTGGAAACGACAATCTCTGCTGTCTTTTCGATGCTGATCAAGTCTCTGGACGGCGAATGGAGCAAGCCACTGGGGTAAGTGGTTACCGAGGGCGTATTGAGGCGGGCAGCGCTTATGGTGGTATTGAGACAAGAGTTACACGGCTGTTGAGCGTCGATGGGGACGAGGACATGCCCGTGGGGGCGCTCAGGGCACAGCTACAGCCAGTTCCGACTGGAACTGACACCATTCGGTATCTTGGCCCTGCTATCGCGAAGCATCATTGGAACCACGATGCTGCTGTGAAAGCCATTGCATTTTGCCCCTGGAGGCGAGAGTTGGTGGCAACAGGAGGTGGCTCCAACGACAAATGCATTCACTTCTTCCATACGCCATCCGGAGCAGCTCTTGCAACGATATCAGTGTCAGCCCAGGTAACCTCGCTCATCTGGAACACAACGCGCAGAGAAATTGCCGCCACATTCGGGTACGCTTCACCGGAACACCCCTATCGTGTGAGCGTTTTCAGCTGGCCGGAGTGCAAACAGGTTGCAGCAATTCCTTGGGAGGACGACCTGCGGGCCTTGTATGCCATTTCATACCCTCGAGGGCCGACCTCTGATGACCCAACCGCACCAGCAGGAGGCCAGGAAGGGTGCATTATTGTTGCATCGAGTGACAAGAGCATAAAGTTTCATGAAGTATGGTCGCGAGAACGAGGCGAGACCGTGGGCGCCACGGGTATTCTAGCAGGAAGCGATATCCTGGAGGGGCTTGAAGGCATTGACAAAGAAGGAGACATAATCCGATGA